From a single Kitasatospora sp. NBC_00458 genomic region:
- a CDS encoding ABC-F family ATP-binding cassette domain-containing protein: MSATLVVKDLAAGHGERTLFSGLDLVVAPGDVIGLVGVNGAGKSTLLRLLAGLDTPEGGSLRLSPASANIGHLPQEPERRPGESVRDFLARRTGVAAAQAELDEATQGLVDGVAGADDAYAASLDRWLDLGGADLEERAEEVADSLGLKVSLDLPMTALSGGQAARAGLASLLLSRYDVFLLDEPTNDLDLDGLERLESFVKGLRAGTVLISHDREFLARTVTKVLELDLHQQQVNLYGGGYDAYLEERATARRHARDEYEEYADTKAGLEARARMQRGWMEHGVRNARRKSSDNDKIGRAMRTESTEKQASKARQTQRMIERLDVVEEPRKEWELRMEIATAPRSGSVVATLRGATVRRGDFVLGPVDLQIDWADRVAITGANGAGKSTLLAALLGRLELDSGSAALGSGVVVGEVDQARGLFLGGEPLSDAFAAAVPELSPEEVRTLLAKFGLKAVHVMRPAGTLSPGERTRAALALLQARGVNLLVLDEPTNHLDLPAIEQLESALGSYTGTLLLVTHDRRMLDTVAVNRRIEVGGGRVQES; the protein is encoded by the coding sequence ATGAGCGCCACACTCGTCGTCAAGGACCTCGCCGCCGGCCACGGCGAGCGCACCCTCTTCTCCGGCCTGGACCTGGTCGTCGCCCCCGGCGACGTGATCGGCCTGGTCGGCGTGAACGGGGCCGGGAAGTCGACCCTGCTCCGCCTGCTGGCCGGCCTGGACACCCCCGAGGGCGGCTCGCTGCGCCTCAGCCCGGCCTCCGCCAACATCGGCCACCTCCCGCAGGAGCCGGAGCGCCGCCCGGGCGAGTCGGTCCGCGACTTCCTCGCCCGCCGGACCGGGGTCGCCGCCGCGCAGGCCGAGCTGGACGAGGCCACCCAGGGGCTGGTGGACGGGGTGGCCGGCGCCGACGACGCCTACGCGGCGAGCCTGGACCGCTGGCTGGACCTGGGCGGCGCCGACCTGGAGGAGCGGGCCGAGGAGGTCGCCGACTCGCTCGGCCTGAAGGTCTCCCTCGACCTGCCGATGACCGCGCTCTCCGGCGGCCAGGCCGCCCGGGCCGGCCTCGCCTCGCTGCTGCTCTCGCGCTACGACGTCTTCCTGCTGGACGAGCCCACCAACGACCTCGACCTGGACGGCCTGGAGCGGCTGGAGTCCTTCGTCAAGGGCCTGCGCGCGGGCACCGTGCTGATCAGCCACGACCGCGAGTTCCTGGCCCGCACCGTCACCAAGGTGCTGGAGCTGGACCTGCACCAGCAGCAGGTCAACCTGTACGGCGGCGGCTACGACGCGTACCTGGAGGAGCGTGCGACGGCCCGCCGGCACGCCCGCGACGAGTACGAGGAGTACGCCGACACCAAGGCCGGTCTGGAGGCCCGGGCCCGGATGCAGCGCGGCTGGATGGAGCACGGCGTGCGCAACGCCCGCCGCAAGTCCTCCGACAACGACAAGATCGGCCGTGCGATGCGGACCGAGTCCACCGAGAAGCAGGCGTCCAAGGCCCGGCAGACCCAGCGGATGATCGAGCGGCTGGACGTCGTCGAGGAGCCGCGCAAGGAGTGGGAGCTGCGGATGGAGATCGCCACCGCGCCGCGCTCCGGCTCGGTGGTCGCCACCCTGCGCGGGGCCACCGTCCGGCGCGGGGACTTCGTCCTCGGCCCGGTGGACCTGCAGATCGACTGGGCCGACCGGGTGGCCATCACGGGCGCCAACGGCGCGGGCAAGTCCACGCTGCTGGCCGCGCTGCTCGGCCGGCTCGAACTCGACTCGGGCAGCGCCGCGCTGGGCTCCGGCGTGGTGGTCGGCGAGGTCGACCAGGCGCGCGGGCTGTTCCTGGGCGGCGAGCCGCTGTCGGACGCGTTCGCCGCCGCCGTGCCGGAGCTGTCGCCGGAGGAGGTGCGCACCCTGCTCGCCAAGTTCGGCCTGAAGGCGGTGCACGTGATGCGGCCGGCCGGCACGCTGTCGCCCGGTGAGCGGACCAGGGCCGCGCTGGCGCTGCTGCAGGCGCGCGGGGTGAACCTGCTGGTGCTGGACGAGCCCACCAACCACCTGGACCTGCCCGCGATCGAGCAGCTGGAGTCGGCGCTGGGCTCGTACACCGGCACCCTGCTGCTGGTCACGCACGACCGCCGGATGCTGGACACGGTCGCGGTGAACCGGCGGATCGAGGTCGGCGGCGGCCGGGTGCAGGAGAGCTGA